The following are encoded in a window of Penicillium oxalicum strain HP7-1 chromosome II, whole genome shotgun sequence genomic DNA:
- a CDS encoding putative voltage-gated potassium channel subunit beta, producing the protein MAWAEPRNTGMQYRRLGNSGLHVSVLGLGGWLTFGGHVDNEKTIACMKQAYDCGINFFDTAESYADGQSEIAMGHAIEKLGWKRNDIVISTKLNWGGANGEVLVNNHGLSRKHIVEGLRSSLKRLNLEYVDIVYAHRPDRLTPMEETVRAFNHVIERGWAFYWGTSEWSADEIAEACGIARELRLIPPVVEQPQYNLLAREKVESEFQRLYSRFGLGLTVFSPIKMGLLSGKYNDSPDQPPAGSRFAVSNDKFSNMVRESMYGNDEWKESISKVIKLKPIADQLGVTQSQLALAWCLKNQNVSSVITGASNPQQIIENVQALKVLDQLTPEVMKNIDDIVGKIELAPARQD; encoded by the exons cggcctcggaggaTGGCTCAC ATTCGGTGGACACGTCGATAATG AAAAAACGATTGCTTGCATGAAGCAGGCATATGACTGCGGAATCAACTTCTTCGATACCGCCGAGAG TTATGCGGACGGTCAATCGGAGATCGCCATGGGCCACGCCATCGAGAAGTTGGGCTGGAAGCGCAATGATATTGTGATTAGCACCAAGCTCAACTGGGGTGGCGCCAACGGCGAGGTCCTCGTCAACAACCACGGACTCTCCCGCAAGCACATCGTCGAGGGTCTGCGATCATCCTTGAAGCGTCTCAACCTCGAATACGTCGACATTGTCTACGCGCACCGGCCAGACCGATTGACGCCCATGGAGGAGACGGTTCGAGCCTTCAATCATGTCATTGAGCGCGGCTGGGCCTTTTACTGGGGTACCTCTGAGTGGTCGGCCGATGAGATCGCCGAAGCGTGCGGGATCGCCCGAGAGCTGCGCCTGATTCCTCCAGTCGTCGAGCAGCCTCAATACAATCTGCTGGCGCGGGAAAAGGTCGAAAGTGAATTCCAACGTCTCTACAGCCGATTTGGCCTTGGCTTGACGGTCTTCAGCCCCATCAAGATGGGCCTGCTCAGTGGTAAATATAACGATTCGCCCGATCAGCCCCCGGCCGGATCCCGTTTCGCGGTCAGCAACGATAAATTCAGCAACATGGTCCGTGAATCGATGTATGGCAATGATGAGTGGAAGGAGTCTATCTCCAAGGTCATTAAGTTGAAG CCCATTGCCGATCAACTTGGCGTCACACAGTCCCAGCTGGCCTTGGCCTGGTGTCTCAAGAACCAGAACGTTTCCTCGGTGATCACGGGAGCATCAAACCCTCAACAAATTATTGAGAATGTTCAGGCCTTGAAGGTCCTTGATCAACTGACCCCGGAGGTGATGAAGAACATTGACGACATTGTCGGCAAGATCGAGCTCGCCCCTGCGAGACAGGACTAA